One window of the Nicotiana tabacum cultivar K326 chromosome 4, ASM71507v2, whole genome shotgun sequence genome contains the following:
- the LOC142179824 gene encoding 26.5 kDa heat shock protein, mitochondrial-like, translating to MSLARLALKNVQQRMVSSPSVTFSRTVDNIQKQRWNSQLVKRFSTADVLPFGLGNALIQASENINRLFENLMYDVPGLGKEDMKITMEDGILWIEGEHNEEQKEEGSNDELWS from the exons ATGTCTTTGGCTCGTTTAGCTTTAAAGAATGTACAGCAGAGGATGGTCTCAAGCCCCTCAGTCACCTTCTCTAGGACTGTGGACAATATACAGAAACAGAGATGGAATTCTCAACTTGTAAAACGTTTCTCCACAGCAG ATGTTTTACCCTTTGGACTTGGAAATGCATTGATTCAAGCCTCAGAGAACATCAACAGGCTGTTTGAGAACCTGATG TATGATGTGCCAGGGCTCGGGAAAGAGGACATGAAAATCACAATGGAAGATGGAATTTTGTGGATAGAAGGAGAGCACAACGAAGAGCAGAAGGAGGAAGGTTCAAATGATGAGTTATGGTCTTAA